The following proteins are co-located in the Bradyrhizobium sp. AZCC 2176 genome:
- the groL gene encoding chaperonin GroEL (60 kDa chaperone family; promotes refolding of misfolded polypeptides especially under stressful conditions; forms two stacked rings of heptamers to form a barrel-shaped 14mer; ends can be capped by GroES; misfolded proteins enter the barrel where they are refolded when GroES binds) yields the protein MVGKQIAFSGRARESMLRGVDILANAVQVTLGPKGRNVVMEKSFGAPRITKDGVTVAGDIELKNKFENMGARLVREVASKTSYVAGDGTTTAIVLAASLVREGTRAVAAGMNPMDLKRGIDLAAEAVVEDLKKNSKKITSNDEIAQIGTISANGDAEIGRLLAEAMKKVGNEGVITAEEAKSLGTELDVVEGMQFDRGYLSPYFITNADKMRVEMENPYVLGYEKKLSDLRELLPLLEALAQTGKPLLIIAEEVEGEALATLVVNKLRGGLKVAAVKAPGFGDRRKAMLQDVAILTGGTAILEDLGMKLENATLDMLGRARTVMIDKESTTIVGGAGKKEDIVARINQIKQHIAETTSDYDREKLEERLAKLAGGVAVIHVGGATEIDARERKDRVDDAMHATRAAVEEGILPGGGVALLRAAEVLDRVKPANEDQKHGVDIVKKAISWPARQIALNAGADASVVVGKILEKEQYNWGYDAQTGKYGDLVSKGIIDPTKVVRTALQDAVSVAGLLITTEAMVAELPMPPPPPLPGHDHDHHRSDMEF from the coding sequence ATGGTAGGCAAGCAAATCGCATTTTCCGGCAGGGCGCGTGAAAGCATGCTGCGCGGCGTCGACATTCTCGCCAACGCGGTGCAGGTGACGCTCGGGCCCAAGGGCCGCAACGTCGTAATGGAAAAGTCGTTTGGCGCACCCCGCATTACCAAGGACGGTGTGACGGTCGCCGGAGATATCGAGCTCAAGAACAAATTCGAGAACATGGGGGCGCGGCTCGTGCGCGAGGTCGCGAGCAAGACCTCCTATGTCGCCGGTGACGGCACAACCACTGCAATCGTGCTGGCGGCTTCCCTCGTTCGCGAAGGCACCAGGGCAGTCGCCGCCGGCATGAATCCGATGGACCTGAAGCGCGGCATCGACCTTGCGGCCGAGGCTGTCGTCGAGGATCTCAAGAAGAACTCGAAGAAGATAACTTCCAACGACGAGATCGCGCAGATCGGCACCATCTCCGCCAATGGCGATGCCGAAATCGGCAGGTTGCTCGCCGAGGCCATGAAAAAGGTAGGCAATGAGGGCGTGATCACGGCCGAAGAAGCGAAGTCGCTCGGGACTGAGCTCGACGTAGTCGAGGGCATGCAGTTCGATCGGGGTTATCTCTCGCCTTACTTCATCACCAATGCCGACAAGATGCGGGTGGAGATGGAGAATCCCTACGTCCTCGGATATGAGAAGAAGCTCTCGGACTTGCGGGAACTGCTGCCACTGTTGGAAGCCCTGGCGCAGACGGGCAAGCCGCTGCTCATTATCGCCGAAGAGGTCGAAGGCGAAGCACTCGCCACCCTCGTGGTCAACAAGCTGCGCGGCGGCCTCAAGGTCGCGGCGGTGAAAGCGCCCGGCTTTGGCGATCGCCGCAAGGCGATGCTGCAAGACGTCGCCATCCTTACCGGTGGTACCGCCATCTTGGAAGATCTCGGCATGAAGCTTGAGAACGCCACGCTCGACATGCTCGGCCGCGCCAGAACGGTAATGATCGACAAGGAAAGCACCACGATCGTCGGCGGCGCGGGCAAGAAGGAGGATATCGTGGCCCGGATCAACCAGATCAAGCAGCATATCGCGGAGACCACCTCCGACTATGACCGCGAGAAGCTAGAGGAGCGGCTTGCCAAGCTCGCCGGCGGCGTGGCGGTGATCCATGTCGGAGGGGCCACAGAGATCGATGCGAGGGAGCGCAAGGATCGCGTCGACGACGCGATGCATGCGACGCGCGCCGCGGTTGAGGAAGGCATTTTGCCGGGCGGCGGGGTGGCGCTGCTGCGCGCCGCCGAGGTGCTCGACCGGGTGAAGCCTGCCAACGAGGACCAGAAGCATGGCGTTGACATCGTCAAGAAGGCAATCAGCTGGCCAGCCCGCCAGATAGCACTAAACGCCGGCGCCGACGCCTCGGTGGTGGTCGGCAAGATCCTGGAGAAGGAGCAGTACAACTGGGGTTATGATGCCCAGACTGGCAAGTACGGCGACCTGGTCTCCAAGGGTATCATCGATCCAACCAAAGTGGTGCGCACCGCGCTGCAGGACGCGGTCTCAGTCGCCGGCCTGCTCATCACCACTGAGGCCATGGTTGCCGAGCTGCCGATGCCGCCGCCGCCACCTTTGCCGGGCCATGACCACGACCACCATCGCAGCGACATGGAATTCTGA
- a CDS encoding LysR substrate-binding domain-containing protein — MITTRQLCYLDALARHQHFGRAAAECCVSQPALSMQIHELEGLLGIELIERRPGAPMFTELGIEIAQRAGVILGAVRDLTDLAQHGAKVLSGTLRLGVIPTLAPYILPRLLPQLELGYPDLRLDLVEAQTKVLLADLERGALEVLLLALPLKAAAVEVFHLMRDRFLFAVPADDPLPETARVTPGEVKKRKLILLEEGHCLRDQALDYCAKGRWTVASSLSATSLATVMQMVASGYGATLVPEVAADVELRDDRVKLLRFVEPQPGRRIGLAWRRTSPRKADFLALGQMVKNALNAPVRPQCIRHERTGLRTEI; from the coding sequence GTGATCACGACCCGGCAGCTATGTTATCTTGATGCGCTTGCCCGTCATCAGCATTTCGGACGAGCCGCGGCGGAGTGTTGTGTCAGCCAGCCCGCTCTTTCAATGCAGATCCACGAACTGGAAGGGCTTCTCGGCATAGAGTTGATCGAGCGGCGCCCGGGCGCGCCGATGTTCACCGAACTTGGCATCGAGATCGCGCAACGCGCCGGAGTGATCCTTGGTGCAGTGCGTGACCTGACAGACCTGGCTCAACACGGAGCCAAGGTGCTGAGCGGAACGTTGCGCCTTGGCGTCATCCCGACGCTGGCGCCGTATATATTGCCGCGGTTGCTGCCGCAACTGGAGCTCGGGTATCCCGATCTGCGGCTTGATTTGGTGGAAGCACAGACCAAGGTGCTGCTCGCGGATCTCGAGCGTGGCGCTCTCGAAGTATTGTTGTTGGCGTTGCCGCTCAAGGCGGCCGCGGTTGAAGTTTTCCATCTCATGAGAGACCGCTTCCTCTTTGCTGTACCCGCCGACGACCCTCTTCCGGAAACGGCCCGCGTGACACCCGGCGAGGTGAAGAAGCGTAAGCTCATTCTGCTGGAAGAAGGCCATTGTCTGCGGGATCAGGCGCTCGACTACTGTGCCAAGGGGCGTTGGACTGTGGCCTCGAGCCTCAGTGCAACGAGCCTTGCAACGGTCATGCAGATGGTGGCGAGCGGATATGGCGCCACGCTAGTGCCAGAAGTCGCGGCCGATGTCGAGTTGCGCGACGACCGAGTAAAGCTCCTGCGTTTTGTCGAACCGCAACCCGGCCGCCGTATCGGGCTTGCGTGGCGCCGGACGTCTCCACGCAAGGCCGACTTCCTGGCGCTTGGTCAGATGGTGAAGAACGCGCTGAATGCACCCGTGCGGCCGCAGTGTATTCGCCACGAGCGCACTGGCCTGCGAACGGAAATCTAG
- the dusA gene encoding tRNA dihydrouridine(20/20a) synthase DusA, which translates to MLDRCFAVAPMMDWTDRHCRVFHRLMSRRARLYTEMLTTGAIIHGDRRRLLGFDTSEHPVALQLGGSEPADLATAARIGEDFGYDEINLNVGCPSDRVKDGRFGACLMAEPALVADGVAAVKRAVKISVTVKCRIGIDDQDPEMALDELARGVVGAGADALIVHARKAWLNGLSPKENRDIPPLDYDRVYRLKAALPDVPIVINGGIGSIAEAARHLDHVDGVMLGRAAYQEPWRLLDVDPELFGEAAPYATMKDVFEAMFSYIEDHLAQGAKLHSMTRHFVGAFHGVPGARAFRRHLAEKGGRPGAGVDVLRDAIALVEDRAALVAA; encoded by the coding sequence ATGTTAGACAGATGCTTTGCCGTTGCCCCCATGATGGATTGGACCGACCGGCATTGCCGCGTGTTCCACCGTCTGATGAGCCGGCGTGCGCGGCTCTATACGGAGATGCTGACGACCGGCGCCATTATTCACGGCGATCGCAGGCGGTTGCTCGGCTTCGATACGAGCGAGCATCCTGTGGCGCTGCAGCTCGGCGGGTCGGAGCCGGCCGACCTCGCGACCGCCGCAAGAATCGGCGAGGATTTCGGCTACGACGAAATTAATCTCAATGTCGGCTGCCCGTCCGACCGGGTAAAGGACGGCCGCTTCGGCGCGTGCCTGATGGCGGAGCCGGCGCTGGTGGCCGACGGCGTCGCCGCCGTGAAGCGGGCGGTCAAAATTTCCGTCACGGTCAAATGCCGGATCGGGATCGACGACCAGGATCCGGAAATGGCGCTCGATGAGTTGGCGCGCGGCGTGGTCGGCGCCGGCGCGGACGCGCTCATCGTGCATGCCCGAAAAGCCTGGCTCAACGGATTGTCGCCGAAGGAAAACCGCGACATCCCGCCGCTCGATTACGACAGGGTGTACCGGCTCAAGGCCGCGCTGCCTGATGTGCCCATCGTCATCAACGGCGGCATCGGCAGCATCGCGGAGGCTGCGCGGCACCTCGACCACGTCGACGGCGTGATGCTGGGGCGGGCGGCCTATCAGGAACCGTGGCGGTTGCTCGACGTCGATCCGGAATTGTTCGGCGAGGCGGCGCCATACGCCACCATGAAGGATGTCTTCGAAGCGATGTTTTCCTACATCGAAGACCACTTGGCACAAGGGGCAAAGCTGCATTCGATGACGCGGCACTTCGTCGGCGCGTTTCACGGCGTGCCCGGCGCGCGTGCCTTCCGCCGCCATCTGGCGGAGAAGGGGGGCAGGCCGGGCGCCGGCGTCGACGTGCTGCGCGATGCGATCGCGCTGGTCGAGGATCGCGCGGCGTTGGTCGCGGCGTGA
- a CDS encoding carbonic anhydrase family protein, with product MGQKSGHPLDCNCLGRRNFLKIAGAVTAIGISGRSIFLADSARADALSKELRDKLTPEQIVQAMKNGNKRFRMGERKERNYLREQKASAKGQYPAAVLLTCIDSRAPAEVIMDLGIGDIFNCRVAGNVRNADILGSMEFACKLAGAKVVLVMGHTSCGAIKGAIDNAELGNLTGLLTKIKPAIEATAYAGERSAKNYAFVDAVARKNVEMTVADIRKDSPVLAELEAKGGIKMTGAMYNLETGAVEFFD from the coding sequence ATGGGTCAGAAATCCGGACATCCTCTTGACTGCAATTGCCTGGGCCGCAGGAATTTTCTCAAGATCGCGGGTGCGGTGACGGCGATCGGAATAAGCGGAAGAAGCATCTTCCTTGCAGATTCGGCACGCGCCGACGCCCTTTCGAAGGAGTTGCGCGACAAGTTGACACCAGAGCAAATCGTCCAGGCCATGAAGAACGGCAACAAGCGTTTTCGTATGGGTGAAAGAAAAGAGCGCAATTACCTTCGCGAACAAAAAGCGAGTGCCAAGGGGCAATATCCCGCGGCCGTGTTGCTGACATGCATCGATTCACGTGCGCCGGCCGAGGTCATCATGGACCTTGGAATCGGCGATATCTTTAATTGTCGGGTTGCGGGCAACGTCAGAAACGCGGACATTCTCGGCAGCATGGAGTTCGCATGCAAATTGGCAGGAGCAAAGGTGGTTCTTGTGATGGGCCACACGTCCTGCGGCGCCATCAAGGGCGCAATCGACAATGCCGAGTTAGGCAATCTGACGGGATTGCTGACCAAGATCAAACCCGCGATCGAGGCGACGGCCTATGCGGGCGAACGCTCGGCAAAGAATTACGCCTTCGTGGATGCTGTGGCACGAAAGAACGTTGAGATGACCGTTGCGGATATCCGAAAGGACAGCCCGGTACTCGCGGAGCTCGAAGCGAAGGGCGGGATCAAGATGACCGGCGCGATGTACAACCTGGAGACGGGTGCGGTGGAGTTCTTCGACTGA
- a CDS encoding maleylacetate reductase, whose amino-acid sequence MQDFVYQSAPMRVVFGTGTLRQLPDELSRLGVTRALVLATPRQKDLVAGIREMIGERFAGVFTGAVMHTPIEVTERAMETVREVRADCLVAIGGGSTTGLGKAIALRTDLPQIVLPTSYAGSEMTPVVGQTSGGIKTTQSSPKILPEVVIYDVDLTMTMPSGLSATSGINAIAHAVEALYARDRNPVISLMAQESIRTLAHALPRICARPDDRTARADALYGAWLSGICLGAVGMALHHKLCHTLGGSFNLPHAETHTVILPHALAYNAPAAPDAMTRIAAALGAPDAALGLHDLARKLAAPLSLREIGMPESGIDQAADLAVKNPYWNPRTIERDAIRELIARAWRGDTPQTILAIPSRRD is encoded by the coding sequence ATGCAAGACTTCGTCTACCAGAGCGCGCCGATGCGGGTGGTGTTCGGCACCGGTACGCTACGTCAATTACCCGACGAACTGTCCCGCCTCGGCGTCACCCGTGCGCTGGTGCTGGCGACGCCACGCCAGAAAGATCTGGTGGCCGGAATCCGCGAGATGATCGGCGAGCGCTTCGCCGGCGTCTTTACCGGGGCCGTCATGCATACCCCCATCGAGGTCACCGAACGGGCGATGGAGACCGTGCGCGAGGTGCGGGCCGATTGTCTCGTCGCGATCGGTGGCGGTTCGACCACCGGCCTCGGCAAGGCGATCGCGCTGCGCACCGACCTGCCGCAAATCGTGCTGCCGACAAGCTACGCTGGTTCGGAGATGACGCCGGTCGTCGGCCAGACCAGCGGCGGGATCAAGACCACGCAATCGAGCCCGAAAATTCTTCCCGAGGTCGTCATCTATGACGTCGACCTCACGATGACGATGCCGTCGGGCTTGTCCGCGACCTCAGGCATCAACGCTATCGCGCATGCGGTCGAGGCGCTCTACGCGCGGGATCGCAATCCCGTGATATCGCTGATGGCGCAGGAGAGTATCCGCACGCTGGCGCACGCCCTGCCCAGGATCTGCGCTCGACCGGACGACAGGACCGCGCGCGCCGACGCGCTCTATGGCGCCTGGCTCAGCGGCATCTGCCTCGGCGCCGTCGGCATGGCCCTGCATCACAAGCTCTGCCATACGCTGGGTGGGTCGTTCAATCTGCCGCATGCGGAGACCCACACCGTCATTCTTCCGCATGCCCTCGCCTACAATGCACCTGCCGCGCCTGACGCGATGACGCGCATCGCCGCAGCACTTGGTGCACCCGACGCCGCGCTCGGTCTCCATGACCTGGCGCGAAAACTTGCTGCACCGCTGTCGCTGCGCGAGATCGGCATGCCCGAGAGCGGCATCGACCAGGCCGCTGATCTAGCCGTGAAGAACCCGTACTGGAATCCGCGCACCATCGAGCGCGATGCGATCCGCGAATTGATCGCGCGGGCCTGGCGCGGAGACACGCCGCAAACCATACTCGCGATCCCGTCGCGCCGCGATTGA
- a CDS encoding MFS transporter → MTAKAIDLHEELAEAKVGKFHWRLGAIMGLLTLFDGYDTFNPAYVIHYVAKPWGLQAGQAGVLISSGLVGFLLGAAIHGIIADRLGRRGTLLGGLWITSIFTLLTATSADSFLSFCILRLLTGIGLGVLLPLATTYINELAPRRVANTFALWGVALGWALGGTLAGVAGVFATPVFGWTSLYWIGSLSFLLLPFMHLMLPESPKFLALQGRVDEIRDMLTKLRPERANVYESAEIAVDGSEKPVNSVAVLLQAKYRRTTFAIWASAFLSLFCIFGLSGWIPTVMMQRGETFAASFGFGALMQIMSFVGALVLGHLVDRSGSSRGLIATWWAIGGLAVLSLVVLNDHIVNITSVAAAGFFIIGAQFVLNNFTAASYETGVRATAVGMELGVARVGAILGPFVAGALQQYYQSPTPMFLSIGISAIAAGAIILLARRPANAPASSLEEMAGLRKVAQPAS, encoded by the coding sequence ATGACTGCGAAAGCAATCGATCTTCACGAGGAACTAGCCGAGGCAAAGGTCGGAAAATTTCACTGGCGCCTCGGCGCCATCATGGGACTGCTCACGCTGTTCGACGGATATGACACGTTCAATCCGGCCTACGTCATCCACTATGTGGCAAAGCCCTGGGGCCTGCAGGCCGGCCAGGCGGGAGTACTGATCTCCAGCGGCCTCGTTGGATTCCTGCTCGGCGCTGCGATCCACGGCATCATCGCCGACCGCCTTGGCCGCCGCGGCACCCTGCTCGGGGGCCTGTGGATCACCAGCATCTTCACGCTGCTCACCGCAACCTCGGCGGACTCGTTCCTGTCATTCTGCATCCTGCGGCTCCTGACCGGCATCGGGCTCGGCGTATTGCTGCCTTTGGCGACCACCTACATCAACGAGCTGGCGCCGCGGCGCGTGGCCAACACGTTTGCACTATGGGGAGTTGCCCTCGGCTGGGCGCTCGGCGGAACGCTCGCCGGTGTCGCCGGCGTGTTTGCGACGCCGGTGTTCGGCTGGACATCGTTGTACTGGATCGGCTCGCTGTCGTTCCTGCTGCTGCCCTTCATGCACCTGATGCTGCCGGAATCGCCGAAGTTTCTTGCGCTACAAGGCCGGGTCGACGAAATCCGCGACATGCTGACCAAGCTCCGCCCCGAGCGCGCCAATGTCTACGAGTCGGCCGAAATTGCCGTTGATGGGTCCGAGAAGCCGGTCAATTCGGTGGCGGTGCTGCTCCAGGCCAAATATCGCCGGACCACGTTCGCGATCTGGGCGTCGGCGTTCCTCAGCCTGTTCTGCATCTTCGGCCTGTCGGGGTGGATTCCGACCGTGATGATGCAGCGTGGCGAAACTTTTGCGGCAAGTTTCGGCTTCGGTGCGCTGATGCAGATCATGTCGTTCGTCGGCGCTCTCGTGCTTGGGCATCTCGTCGACCGGTCCGGCAGCAGCCGCGGCCTGATCGCGACCTGGTGGGCGATCGGCGGCCTCGCGGTGCTCTCCCTCGTGGTGCTGAATGATCACATCGTCAACATCACATCGGTTGCGGCCGCCGGGTTTTTCATCATCGGCGCACAGTTCGTGCTGAACAACTTTACCGCGGCGTCCTACGAGACCGGCGTACGCGCCACTGCGGTTGGGATGGAACTCGGGGTCGCGCGCGTCGGCGCCATTCTCGGACCGTTCGTCGCCGGCGCGCTTCAGCAATATTACCAGAGCCCGACGCCGATGTTCCTGTCGATCGGCATCTCGGCGATCGCTGCCGGGGCGATCATCCTGCTGGCCCGACGGCCGGCGAACGCCCCCGCGAGCAGCCTTGAAGAGATGGCCGGCTTGCGTAAGGTTGCACAGCCCGCCTCTTGA
- a CDS encoding amidohydrolase family protein → MQGKIALEEHFAIPDTLMDSAGFVPDSYWPELKDRLLDIQDKRLAEMDRHGVEMMILSLNAPAVQAIPDVAYANEIAIRANDFLAEQVAKRPSRFQAFAALPMQDPDLAIKELERCIKTLGFRGALVNGFSQIGDGKRPVYYDLPQYWPFWAAVERTGLPFYLHPRNPLPEDCAIYEGHPWLMGPTWAFGQETAVHALRLMGSGLFDAYPKLKIILGHMGEGLPYSMWRVDHRNGWVKAPPKHKAKKKICDYFNANFFLTTSGNFRTQTLIDSILEIGADRILFSVDWPFENVDHASDWFNSASISENDRHKIGRRNAIDLFKLDLGETTVAGHGIHQAAE, encoded by the coding sequence ATGCAGGGCAAGATCGCGCTAGAGGAACATTTCGCCATTCCGGACACGCTGATGGATTCGGCGGGCTTCGTGCCGGACTCCTATTGGCCGGAGTTGAAGGATCGCCTGCTGGATATCCAGGACAAGCGGCTGGCCGAGATGGACCGGCACGGCGTCGAGATGATGATCCTCTCCTTGAACGCGCCCGCGGTTCAGGCCATTCCCGATGTCGCCTACGCCAACGAGATTGCGATCCGGGCCAATGATTTCCTCGCCGAACAGGTTGCCAAGCGCCCGTCGCGGTTTCAGGCGTTTGCCGCGCTGCCGATGCAGGATCCGGATCTGGCGATCAAGGAACTCGAGCGCTGCATCAAGACGCTCGGTTTCCGCGGTGCGCTGGTCAACGGCTTCTCGCAAATCGGCGACGGCAAGCGCCCGGTCTATTACGACCTGCCGCAATACTGGCCGTTCTGGGCGGCGGTCGAGCGGACCGGCCTGCCCTTCTATTTGCACCCGCGCAATCCGTTGCCGGAAGACTGCGCGATCTACGAGGGGCATCCGTGGCTGATGGGCCCGACCTGGGCGTTCGGACAGGAGACCGCGGTGCATGCGCTGCGCCTGATGGGATCGGGCCTGTTCGATGCCTATCCAAAACTCAAGATCATCCTCGGCCACATGGGCGAAGGCCTGCCCTACAGCATGTGGCGCGTGGATCATCGCAACGGCTGGGTCAAGGCGCCGCCGAAGCACAAGGCGAAGAAGAAGATCTGCGACTACTTCAACGCCAACTTCTTCCTGACCACGTCGGGCAATTTCCGCACTCAAACGCTGATCGATTCCATTCTCGAGATCGGAGCGGACCGCATCCTGTTCTCGGTCGACTGGCCGTTTGAAAACGTCGACCATGCCTCTGACTGGTTCAATAGCGCCAGCATCAGCGAGAACGATCGCCACAAGATCGGCCGGCGCAATGCCATCGACCTGTTCAAGCTCGACCTCGGCGAAACCACTGTCGCCGGACACGGCATCCATCAAGCCGCGGAATAA
- a CDS encoding acyl-CoA dehydrogenase family protein, with translation MVSVAQLKDVPAQPSLRPDIAELRGRVAQIAPQIKARAHTTEKAGRVPEENITALRNIGYFDIVKPAMFGGYEHDFDVLVELNIELAKNCASTAWVGGLLAAHQWLIAGFSESAQCDVWASNPDALACGSYAPAAKAIEAEGGYRLTGCWSFASGCDNAQWSLCAALVPSKTESGQFAPAFLLVPASDYVIDDTWNVVGLSGTGSKTLVLNDVFVPAHRLLSFADTTSGKTPGATLYANNPTFAIPMLSNIPSCLASAAVGAAAGALEDYLAITSRRITRGAVAGHNNRMADFPTIQLRVAEATASVDAAREVLLRDLRDRAATIRSGCPVSVEDRIVSRRGQAFSVALAIRATEALNASTGGLGLDLSNPVQRAWRDANAVGRHISMNWDAVGTMYGQLALGLAPQGQY, from the coding sequence ATGGTATCAGTCGCCCAGTTGAAGGACGTACCGGCACAGCCGTCGCTTCGCCCTGATATCGCCGAGTTGCGCGGCCGCGTGGCGCAGATCGCGCCGCAGATCAAGGCGCGCGCCCACACCACGGAAAAGGCCGGCCGCGTTCCGGAAGAGAACATCACGGCCCTGCGCAACATCGGCTATTTCGACATCGTCAAGCCGGCGATGTTCGGCGGCTACGAGCACGATTTCGACGTGCTGGTCGAACTGAACATCGAGCTTGCGAAAAACTGCGCCTCGACGGCATGGGTCGGCGGCCTGCTCGCAGCCCATCAATGGCTGATCGCGGGATTTTCGGAAAGCGCCCAGTGCGACGTCTGGGCCAGCAATCCCGATGCGCTGGCCTGCGGCTCCTATGCGCCGGCGGCCAAGGCGATCGAGGCCGAAGGCGGCTATCGCCTCACCGGGTGCTGGTCGTTCGCCAGCGGCTGCGACAACGCGCAATGGTCGCTGTGTGCGGCGCTGGTGCCATCGAAGACCGAGAGCGGCCAGTTCGCGCCGGCCTTCCTGCTGGTCCCCGCTTCCGATTACGTCATCGACGATACCTGGAATGTCGTCGGCCTCAGCGGCACCGGCAGCAAGACGCTGGTGCTGAATGACGTGTTCGTGCCCGCGCATCGCCTGCTATCGTTCGCCGATACCACATCGGGAAAAACACCGGGCGCCACGCTCTATGCCAACAACCCCACCTTCGCGATTCCGATGCTGTCGAACATCCCTTCCTGCCTGGCATCGGCCGCGGTCGGCGCGGCGGCGGGCGCGCTGGAAGACTATCTGGCCATCACCTCCAGGCGGATCACCCGCGGCGCGGTGGCCGGCCACAACAATCGCATGGCGGATTTCCCGACCATCCAGTTGCGCGTCGCGGAGGCGACCGCTTCCGTCGACGCCGCGCGCGAGGTGCTGCTACGCGACCTCAGGGATCGTGCGGCGACAATTCGTAGCGGCTGCCCGGTTTCGGTCGAGGACCGCATCGTCAGCCGCCGCGGCCAGGCGTTTTCGGTCGCACTCGCCATCCGCGCCACCGAAGCGCTGAACGCTTCGACCGGCGGGCTCGGTCTCGATCTCTCCAACCCGGTGCAGCGTGCCTGGCGCGATGCCAACGCCGTCGGCCGCCACATCAGCATGAACTGGGACGCCGTCGGCACCATGTATGGCCAGCTCGCACTCGGGCTGGCGCCGCAGGGACAGTACTGA
- a CDS encoding flavin reductase family protein, with translation MSLDSASDELRETFKRALRRFPAAVSVITSSDQNRRHGMTATAVTSLSLDPPSLIVCVNQQTLLHDIMLLARRFCVNVLRRDQVTLSSAFSGALPAEERFGLGDWMTSAEGVTYLADAQINIFCKKAAAVPYGTHTIFIGEAETVNVRDPIEPLIYQDATYCFSVPHDSQAA, from the coding sequence ATGTCGCTGGATTCGGCATCCGACGAATTGCGTGAAACGTTCAAGCGCGCGTTGCGGCGATTTCCCGCCGCAGTGTCGGTGATCACGTCATCAGACCAGAACCGCCGCCACGGAATGACGGCAACCGCAGTCACGTCGCTGTCGCTCGACCCACCCTCGCTGATCGTCTGCGTCAACCAGCAGACGCTGCTGCACGACATCATGCTCTTGGCGCGCCGGTTTTGCGTCAACGTGCTGCGCCGCGATCAGGTCACGCTTTCGTCCGCCTTCAGCGGCGCGCTTCCGGCCGAAGAACGGTTCGGGCTCGGCGACTGGATGACCTCGGCCGAGGGCGTCACCTACCTCGCCGACGCGCAGATCAACATCTTCTGCAAAAAGGCGGCCGCCGTGCCCTACGGCACGCACACGATCTTCATCGGCGAAGCCGAGACGGTGAACGTGCGCGATCCGATCGAACCGCTGATCTACCAGGATGCGACCTACTGCTTCTCGGTGCCGCACGACAGCCAGGCTGCGTGA
- a CDS encoding MarR family winged helix-turn-helix transcriptional regulator, which yields MYRLTNSFPYLLNRVGVQMGELFSRRIAGYSVTLPMYRVMAALWETGDQRLGDLAAMTTIEISTLSRLVSEMKRRGLVTRARLKDNGRTVAINLTPKGRTLVEELIPIAIHFEEVAVRDFPSKNISDLKSVLAEIYESLKSLEPEIEEANKARKASRPKG from the coding sequence TTGTACAGGCTGACAAATTCATTTCCCTATTTGCTCAACCGCGTCGGCGTGCAGATGGGTGAACTGTTTTCCAGGCGCATTGCCGGCTACAGCGTGACCCTGCCGATGTATCGCGTGATGGCCGCGCTTTGGGAAACCGGCGATCAGCGGCTCGGCGATCTCGCTGCGATGACGACAATCGAGATATCGACGTTGTCGCGGCTGGTCAGTGAGATGAAACGGCGCGGCCTCGTCACGCGCGCGCGGCTGAAGGACAACGGCCGCACCGTTGCGATCAACCTTACGCCGAAGGGGCGAACGCTGGTCGAAGAGTTGATCCCGATCGCCATCCACTTCGAGGAGGTTGCGGTCCGCGATTTCCCGTCGAAGAACATTTCAGACCTGAAGTCGGTTCTCGCAGAAATCTACGAGAGCCTGAAGTCGCTTGAGCCCGAGATCGAGGAAGCCAACAAGGCGCGCAAGGCGTCGAGGCCGAAAGGCTGA